The Candidatus Thermoplasmatota archaeon DNA window TATCGCCGGCGAGACCGTGTGGTGCTGGAGAGGTTCGGGGAAGAGAGGAATTCGAACTAGGTGTCGGATGGTAGGGTCTATCCTTGAGATTCACGGTGGCATACGGGATGGGCTGTTATCATTCCTGATAACGACGCAGAAGGGATTTAATGGCCAATCCACGACCCCCTCACAAGAATACGAAAGGAGATGTCAACATGACTAGTCTGGAAGGAAACAGCTTACTGTTCCTCAAGATAAGAAGCGGTTCCGTAGACGAAGCCGCCTCGGACCTGAGGAACAGACCCGAGATAACGCAGGTGTATCGACTGTTGGGCCACTGGGATATGGTCGTCTCCGTGAATCTCCCCGAATACGAGAGCCTGAGGGGCTTCGCCGACCACGTGGAAGAGAAGCCGTACTGCGAGAGGGCATCCTTCTATCCCTGCTTCGAGCAGTGGACGAGGGAG harbors:
- a CDS encoding Lrp/AsnC ligand binding domain-containing protein, whose product is MTSLEGNSLLFLKIRSGSVDEAASDLRNRPEITQVYRLLGHWDMVVSVNLPEYESLRGFADHVEEKPYCERASFYPCFEQWTREKPSKAPVTGWAMIGTTKTEETFEKLKEYEQVYWMTQTGGDCSIIVHMGARELDELSSFITSEIHRIPGVNRTETYPSVRE